From the Ruminiclostridium josui JCM 17888 genome, one window contains:
- the smpB gene encoding SsrA-binding protein SmpB, translated as MVKEAVKIVAQNKKARHDYFIEETIEAGIVLSGTEVKSVRQGKINLKESYASIVDGEVFVSGMHISPYEQGNIFNKDPLRDRKLLLHKSEINRLIGLIQQKGFTLVPVQAYLKHGMVKIELGVARGKKLYDKRDDIASRDAKREIDRKLKEQFR; from the coding sequence ATGGTTAAAGAAGCAGTTAAGATTGTTGCTCAAAATAAAAAGGCTCGTCATGATTATTTTATCGAAGAAACTATAGAGGCAGGCATTGTACTGTCAGGTACAGAGGTAAAATCTGTCAGACAGGGCAAAATAAATTTAAAGGAAAGCTACGCATCTATTGTTGATGGTGAAGTTTTTGTCAGCGGAATGCATATAAGCCCTTACGAGCAAGGAAATATTTTTAACAAGGATCCTTTGCGTGACAGGAAACTTCTTTTGCACAAGTCTGAAATAAACAGGCTTATAGGGTTGATTCAGCAAAAGGGTTTTACATTGGTTCCCGTTCAGGCATACTTAAAACATGGAATGGTAAAAATAGAGTTGGGCGTTGCTCGTGGTAAGAAACTGTATGATAAAAGAGATGATATTGCTTCCCGTGATGCCAAGAGAGAAATTGACAGAAAGTTGAAAGAACAGTTTAGGTAA
- a CDS encoding IS481-like element ISCce1 family transposase has protein sequence MTAQDRIVKNKMSLIELAEYLQNVSEACKIHGVSRQHFYDIKKAYEENGLEGLKDKTRRKPCMKNRVAPETEEAVLRIAYEKPAYGQLRASNELRKQGVLVSAGGVRSIWQRYNIETFDKRLKKLEEKAAKEGILYTEDQLAALEKAQQEKNISIDEIDTQHPGYLLAQDTFYVGYIKGVGRIYQQTAIDTYSAVGFAKLYTAKVPVTAADILNDRVLPFFENHMIPVMRVLTDRGTEYCGAPEKHLYELFLQMNDIEHTMTKAKSPQTNGICERFNQTILNEFYKPAFRRTMYKSVEQMQEDLDFFMLEYNEERTHQGKRCKGRTPMQTFLDSLLLAREKLLNDPAS, from the coding sequence ATGACAGCACAAGATCGTATAGTTAAAAACAAAATGAGCCTGATTGAGTTGGCCGAATATCTTCAAAACGTAAGTGAAGCATGTAAAATTCATGGAGTCAGCAGACAGCACTTCTATGACATTAAGAAAGCTTACGAGGAAAATGGTCTGGAAGGGTTAAAGGACAAGACCAGAAGAAAGCCTTGTATGAAAAACAGGGTTGCTCCAGAAACTGAGGAAGCCGTATTAAGAATAGCATATGAAAAGCCGGCATACGGGCAACTCAGGGCAAGTAACGAACTGAGAAAACAAGGAGTTCTTGTATCAGCCGGAGGGGTAAGATCAATCTGGCAGAGATATAATATAGAAACCTTTGACAAGAGACTTAAGAAGCTTGAAGAAAAGGCTGCAAAGGAAGGTATACTCTACACTGAAGACCAACTTGCTGCTCTGGAAAAGGCACAGCAGGAAAAGAATATATCAATAGATGAGATTGATACTCAGCATCCGGGATATTTATTAGCACAAGACACCTTCTATGTAGGCTATATCAAAGGTGTTGGACGAATATATCAGCAAACTGCCATAGATACTTACTCGGCAGTGGGATTCGCAAAATTGTATACAGCCAAGGTGCCAGTGACAGCAGCAGATATATTAAATGATAGAGTATTGCCGTTCTTTGAGAACCACATGATACCTGTAATGAGAGTACTCACGGACAGAGGAACGGAATATTGCGGAGCACCCGAGAAGCACCTGTATGAACTATTTCTGCAGATGAATGACATAGAGCATACAATGACAAAGGCTAAAAGCCCCCAAACGAACGGTATTTGCGAACGATTTAACCAAACGATTTTGAACGAATTTTATAAACCCGCATTCCGAAGGACAATGTATAAATCAGTTGAACAAATGCAGGAAGATTTGGATTTCTTTATGCTAGAATACAACGAAGAGCGTACACATCAGGGTAAAAGGTGTAAAGGCAGAACACCGATGCAGACGTTTCTGGACAGCCTGCTACTTGCCAGAGAGAAACTTCTGAATGATCCGGCAAGTTAA
- a CDS encoding DNA adenine methylase, whose product MVRLPSDISIFNIYGSNQRDFGCIKKNIANMTEYLDRISKRIAGVIVENRDFENLIKIYDRPEAFFYLDPPYYGTEKYYQAEFKPEDHERLAKTLKNMKGKFLLSYNDCEYVRELYKDFTIEEIQRNHNLLSRYEGKEKTYCEVLVRNY is encoded by the coding sequence ATAGTTAGGCTTCCATCTGACATTTCGATTTTCAATATATACGGTAGTAACCAGAGAGATTTTGGTTGCATTAAAAAGAATATTGCCAATATGACAGAATATCTGGACAGGATTAGTAAAAGAATAGCCGGAGTGATAGTGGAAAACAGAGACTTCGAAAATCTGATTAAAATATACGACAGGCCCGAAGCTTTCTTCTATCTGGATCCGCCGTATTATGGAACAGAAAAGTATTATCAGGCTGAGTTCAAACCGGAGGATCATGAAAGACTTGCCAAAACATTGAAAAACATGAAAGGTAAATTCCTGTTATCATACAATGATTGTGAGTATGTAAGGGAACTGTACAAAGACTTTACTATTGAAGAAATACAGAGGAATCATAATTTACTGAGCAGGTATGAGGGGAAGGAGAAGACGTATTGTGAGGTGTTGGTGAGGAATTATTGA
- a CDS encoding DUF6076 domain-containing protein → MSDGSLTISESCGYDGTYTVGHFVFDFIEADLSHLIASTYDFNETLPALSDIRESSNISVAGFILNAIASMTDTPDVTRKKIKALQRKQATFRSAISSCLDIDGEGAELTSCERFDLLEYSRRSVIQDIAFGKNSDLKAGYVVVDGTVKSVIECDSILSLCYVDFWELIKSGKRVKKCENCGRYFVMYSSASKYCDREYKDTGKTCKEYAPQKNFQEKFKDGGLNEVYKKAEVNHRKRCSRYPSAYPINDFEKWRNTAKVLKECTERELLTIDEFKQLIKPPHIDALKAELYFAQLSQLKKDGDAK, encoded by the coding sequence ATGTCAGATGGAAGCCTAACTATAAGCGAATCATGCGGATATGATGGAACTTATACCGTCGGTCATTTTGTGTTTGATTTTATAGAGGCTGATCTTAGTCATTTAATTGCTTCAACATACGATTTTAATGAAACGCTTCCGGCCTTATCCGATATACGTGAATCGTCAAATATAAGCGTTGCGGGGTTTATTTTGAATGCTATCGCATCTATGACGGACACGCCGGACGTAACCAGAAAAAAGATAAAGGCACTCCAAAGAAAGCAAGCCACTTTCCGAAGTGCCATTTCGTCATGTTTAGATATTGATGGAGAAGGCGCAGAATTGACTTCTTGCGAACGATTCGACTTGTTAGAGTATAGCCGGCGAAGTGTGATACAAGATATAGCATTTGGCAAAAACAGCGATCTTAAAGCTGGATATGTAGTCGTTGACGGAACTGTAAAATCTGTAATTGAATGCGATTCCATTTTATCGCTGTGCTATGTAGATTTTTGGGAACTTATTAAATCCGGCAAACGGGTAAAGAAATGTGAGAACTGCGGTCGATACTTTGTCATGTATTCTTCCGCTTCGAAATACTGTGATCGTGAATACAAAGACACTGGAAAAACATGCAAGGAATATGCTCCCCAAAAGAATTTTCAAGAAAAATTTAAGGACGGGGGACTAAATGAGGTTTATAAAAAAGCAGAAGTCAACCACCGTAAACGTTGTTCCCGTTATCCATCTGCTTATCCAATAAACGATTTTGAAAAATGGCGTAATACTGCAAAGGTTTTGAAAGAATGTACAGAGCGCGAATTACTAACTATCGACGAATTTAAACAGCTTATAAAACCACCACATATCGACGCATTAAAAGCCGAATTGTATTTTGCCCAATTATCACAGCTAAAAAAGGACGGTGACGCAAAATGA